In Panthera leo isolate Ple1 chromosome B3, P.leo_Ple1_pat1.1, whole genome shotgun sequence, a single genomic region encodes these proteins:
- the NUDT14 gene encoding uridine diphosphate glucose pyrophosphatase NUDT14 isoform X2, with translation MERIEGAAVGRCAASPYLRPLTLHYRQNGTQKSWDFMKTHDSVAILMFNSSQQSLVLVKQFRPAVYVGEVERLFPGSLAAVDQDGPRALPVELPGSAGVTYELCAGLVDQPGLSLEDVACAEAWEECGYRLAPSDLRRVATYKSGVGLTGSNQTMFYAEVTDSQRSGPGGGLAEEGELIQVVHLPLDGAQAFADDPDVPKTLGVIFGISWFLSCVAPGLGPR, from the exons ATGGAGCGCATCGAGGGCGCGGCCGTGGGCCGCTGCGCAGCCTCGCCCTACCTGCGGCCTCTCACGCTGCACTACCGCCAG AATGGCACTCAGAAGTCGTGGGACTTCATGAAGACACATGACAG TGTGGCCATTCTCATGTTCAACTCTTCCCAGCAGAGCCTGGTGTTGGTGAAGCAGTTCCGGCCAG ctgTGTATGTGGGCGAGGTGGAGCGCCTCTTCCCCGGGTCCCTGGCGGCCGTGGACCAGGACGGACCCCGGGCGCTGCCAGTGGAGCTGCCTGGCTCGGCGGGGGTGACCTACGAGCTGTGCGCTGGCCTCGTAGACCAGCCCGGGCTCTCGCTGGAGGACGTGGCCTGTGCGGAGGCTTGGGAGGAGTGCGGCTACCGGCTGGCTCCCTCCGACCTGCGCCGGGTCGCCACCTACAA GTCTGGCGTGGGACTGACCGGCTCCAACCAGACCATGTTCTACGCAGAGGTGACCGATTCCCAGCGGAGCGGCCCGGGCGGGGGCCTGGCAGAGGAGGGCGAGCTCATCCAAGTGGTGCATCTGCCGCTGGATGGGGCCCAGGCCTTCGCGGACGACCCGGATGTCCCCAAGACCCTCGGTGTCATCTTCGGCATCTCCTGGTTCCTCAGCTGTGTGGCCCCTGGGCTGGGTCCCCGGTGA
- the NUDT14 gene encoding uridine diphosphate glucose pyrophosphatase NUDT14 isoform X1, producing MERIEGAAVGRCAASPYLRPLTLHYRQNGTQKSWDFMKTHDSVAILMFNSSQQSLVLVKQFRPAVYVGEVERLFPGSLAAVDQDGPRALPVELPGSAGVTYELCAGLVDQPGLSLEDVACAEAWEECGYRLAPSDLRRVATYNMELGGGGAARTSDRDPGRNPGLWGAVLEHAAPPPCGPSSCCRQIPLLPVGLSTGRWGWGSGVGLTGSNQTMFYAEVTDSQRSGPGGGLAEEGELIQVVHLPLDGAQAFADDPDVPKTLGVIFGISWFLSCVAPGLGPR from the exons ATGGAGCGCATCGAGGGCGCGGCCGTGGGCCGCTGCGCAGCCTCGCCCTACCTGCGGCCTCTCACGCTGCACTACCGCCAG AATGGCACTCAGAAGTCGTGGGACTTCATGAAGACACATGACAG TGTGGCCATTCTCATGTTCAACTCTTCCCAGCAGAGCCTGGTGTTGGTGAAGCAGTTCCGGCCAG ctgTGTATGTGGGCGAGGTGGAGCGCCTCTTCCCCGGGTCCCTGGCGGCCGTGGACCAGGACGGACCCCGGGCGCTGCCAGTGGAGCTGCCTGGCTCGGCGGGGGTGACCTACGAGCTGTGCGCTGGCCTCGTAGACCAGCCCGGGCTCTCGCTGGAGGACGTGGCCTGTGCGGAGGCTTGGGAGGAGTGCGGCTACCGGCTGGCTCCCTCCGACCTGCGCCGGGTCGCCACCTACAA CATGGagttggggggaggtggggcagcaCGCACCTCAGATCGTGATCCAGGCCGGAACCCGGGGCTCTGGGGGGCAGTTCTGGAGCACGCGGCGCCCCCACCCTGCGGCCCTAGCAGCTGCTGCCGACAGATACCTCTACTTCCTGTGGGATTAAGCACCgggcgctgggggtgggg GTCTGGCGTGGGACTGACCGGCTCCAACCAGACCATGTTCTACGCAGAGGTGACCGATTCCCAGCGGAGCGGCCCGGGCGGGGGCCTGGCAGAGGAGGGCGAGCTCATCCAAGTGGTGCATCTGCCGCTGGATGGGGCCCAGGCCTTCGCGGACGACCCGGATGTCCCCAAGACCCTCGGTGTCATCTTCGGCATCTCCTGGTTCCTCAGCTGTGTGGCCCCTGGGCTGGGTCCCCGGTGA